In a single window of the Acetivibrio clariflavus DSM 19732 genome:
- a CDS encoding ADP-ribosylglycohydrolase family protein: MDRYERILGGLFGIACGDALGGTLEFMSKDEIERKYGYLKDIIGGGCWDLEPGEVTDDTMMTIAVAEGILDNPENPIEDIGKHFIKWYDSKPKDIGNIIRIALGEYKRSNDWMKTAYYAHQTTGGMSAGNGSLMRCLPVALYYNDIDRMLEITASQSLLTHYDQKATDACQFYNLLVYQYLNGKPKVPCIREYIVKYPEYKQVFQLSKEELRPTGYVVDTLICALWCFINTSSFEDAVCEAANLGGDADTIAAITGGIAGVYYGYDAIPERWKEKILAKEQLISIAQRIFKG; this comes from the coding sequence ATGGATAGATATGAACGAATACTCGGAGGCCTTTTCGGAATTGCTTGCGGCGATGCTCTGGGTGGAACGCTTGAGTTTATGTCAAAGGATGAGATTGAAAGGAAATATGGATATTTAAAAGATATTATAGGTGGAGGCTGTTGGGATTTAGAACCTGGGGAAGTAACGGATGATACAATGATGACTATTGCTGTGGCAGAAGGCATCCTGGACAACCCAGAGAATCCTATCGAAGATATCGGAAAACACTTTATTAAATGGTATGATAGTAAACCCAAGGACATTGGCAACATTATCCGAATTGCACTTGGTGAGTATAAACGAAGCAATGACTGGATGAAAACTGCCTACTATGCTCATCAGACAACAGGTGGAATGAGTGCTGGAAATGGTTCACTAATGAGGTGCTTGCCAGTTGCGCTTTATTACAATGACATCGATAGAATGCTTGAGATAACTGCTTCGCAAAGTCTGCTTACTCATTATGACCAAAAAGCAACAGATGCCTGCCAGTTTTATAATCTGTTAGTTTACCAGTATCTCAATGGTAAGCCTAAAGTGCCTTGTATAAGAGAGTACATAGTAAAGTATCCAGAATATAAGCAGGTATTCCAGTTGTCAAAAGAAGAATTAAGGCCAACGGGATATGTGGTTGACACCTTAATATGTGCATTATGGTGTTTTATTAACACATCTTCCTTTGAGGATGCCGTATGTGAAGCGGCCAATCTGGGCGGAGATGCAGATACTATAGCCGCAATTACAGGAGGAATAGCGGGAGTATACTATGGCTATGATGCTATCCCTGAGAGGTGGAAGGAAAAGATATTGGCAAAAGAGCAGTTGATTTCAATCGCACAGCGGATTTTTAAAGGTTAA
- a CDS encoding DEAD/DEAH box helicase: MNKSQDIKVIYSQFNEIKRLNEAVKIVIADLETGFELYGENIYNCESLKGFTEKLRSIKKFLLEYNKEFWRINAEIEKLNLNNDMIGKIKHECKVLKDETIKLDDEICALLVKFYKSSNISNISTESIDDYITKITVKVKGIPDWILEEVQHDEIVIEELEYNTSEEYVYVIYMLCEKDRIIDGIQRVEEYLRKCIEKMTKLYDYKEMMLNDLERELSNDIDEDDKEYKLKDVTLYNWQEEAYETWKINNYRGIFKVATGCGKTIFALNCLQRVIEEGYSIRVAIIVPSIALQNQWEEVLKDTFHVPAKKIGRVGDGKKELRTFTIYINNSAQKYLERHLHCSALVEPIGGDYSDSYYFVIADECHRYGSDNNLDMLNCFNEITKDKKTNIKFFSIGLSATPEQTNPMKTRELEKRLGNIIYEYDLIRAIDEGIIATPIINDIRVDFTSEEFKKYKISKERFEYSKDDFKEVLDRLHKNYEEDFLIYLAYDIIQNKKYKKIIDYVKSKKKKFKDAYNNRKPQWLIEFNDWYNENVNDDMEIAWSARNLTVAHQAKQSILYGMGMREKELINNMDIFKGHRVIIFAERIDDANKKIYKILKNKYCDESVVIYNSNDKRGIKEEVINKFKSGVANILIAVEALDEGIDVPKADMAFVFQGNQDERQQIQRLGRIIRKSKKSNNEEDGEKTTEYATLINLFCPTGGENIYLAKFLRRMIIRYREGGYGELQDTYKRGLKALGYDMDVELKQLKNYGYLRIEE; this comes from the coding sequence ATGAATAAATCTCAGGACATAAAGGTTATTTACAGTCAATTTAATGAAATAAAAAGATTAAATGAAGCCGTAAAAATAGTAATTGCTGATTTAGAGACAGGGTTTGAATTATATGGAGAAAATATTTATAATTGTGAAAGTCTTAAGGGTTTTACTGAAAAACTGAGAAGTATTAAAAAGTTTCTATTAGAGTATAACAAAGAGTTTTGGAGAATTAATGCAGAGATAGAAAAATTAAATTTAAATAATGATATGATAGGAAAAATTAAGCATGAATGCAAGGTTTTAAAAGATGAGACCATAAAGTTAGATGATGAAATATGTGCTTTATTAGTTAAGTTTTATAAGTCAAGTAATATAAGCAATATTTCAACAGAAAGTATAGATGATTACATAACAAAAATCACAGTAAAAGTTAAAGGAATTCCTGACTGGATATTGGAAGAAGTGCAGCATGATGAAATTGTTATTGAAGAATTAGAATATAATACATCAGAAGAATATGTCTATGTTATATACATGTTATGTGAAAAAGATAGAATTATTGATGGGATTCAGCGGGTTGAGGAGTATCTACGTAAGTGTATTGAGAAAATGACAAAGTTATATGATTACAAAGAAATGATGCTAAATGACCTTGAGCGGGAACTAAGTAATGATATTGATGAAGATGATAAAGAATATAAACTCAAAGATGTAACCCTTTACAACTGGCAGGAAGAAGCATATGAGACGTGGAAAATAAATAATTACAGGGGAATTTTTAAAGTTGCTACAGGATGTGGAAAAACAATTTTTGCTCTCAATTGCCTTCAGCGGGTCATCGAAGAAGGGTATAGTATAAGGGTTGCTATAATTGTTCCTAGTATTGCTTTACAAAATCAATGGGAAGAAGTGTTAAAAGATACATTCCATGTGCCTGCTAAAAAAATAGGAAGGGTTGGGGATGGAAAGAAGGAGTTGAGAACTTTTACTATTTATATTAATAATTCAGCACAAAAATATTTGGAAAGACATTTGCATTGTTCAGCATTGGTAGAACCAATAGGAGGGGATTATTCAGATTCATACTATTTTGTTATTGCTGATGAATGCCATAGATATGGTTCTGATAATAATTTGGATATGCTAAATTGTTTCAATGAAATTACAAAAGACAAGAAGACAAATATAAAGTTTTTTTCCATTGGCTTAAGTGCAACTCCCGAACAGACTAATCCAATGAAAACCAGGGAGTTGGAGAAAAGATTAGGTAACATTATTTATGAATATGATTTAATCAGGGCTATAGACGAGGGAATTATTGCTACCCCGATTATTAATGATATACGTGTTGATTTTACTTCCGAGGAATTTAAGAAATATAAAATTAGTAAAGAAAGATTCGAGTATTCTAAAGACGATTTTAAAGAAGTACTAGATAGACTACATAAAAATTACGAGGAAGATTTTTTGATTTACCTTGCTTATGACATAATACAAAATAAGAAGTATAAAAAAATAATAGATTATGTTAAAAGTAAGAAAAAGAAATTTAAAGATGCTTATAATAATCGAAAGCCCCAATGGTTAATTGAGTTTAATGATTGGTATAATGAAAATGTGAATGATGATATGGAAATTGCATGGAGCGCTAGAAATCTAACTGTTGCACATCAGGCAAAACAAAGCATTTTGTATGGTATGGGAATGCGGGAAAAAGAACTTATAAATAATATGGATATTTTCAAGGGGCATAGAGTTATTATATTTGCAGAGCGGATTGATGATGCAAATAAGAAAATATATAAAATACTAAAGAATAAATATTGTGACGAATCGGTTGTTATTTATAATTCAAATGATAAGAGAGGCATAAAAGAAGAGGTAATTAATAAGTTTAAAAGCGGAGTTGCTAATATTCTCATTGCTGTAGAGGCTTTAGATGAAGGGATAGATGTTCCTAAAGCAGACATGGCTTTTGTATTCCAAGGCAATCAAGATGAAAGGCAGCAGATACAAAGACTGGGAAGGATTATACGAAAATCTAAGAAAAGTAATAATGAAGAAGATGGGGAGAAAACTACAGAATATGCTACGCTAATAAATTTGTTTTGTCCTACGGGAGGAGAGAACATCTATCTTGCAAAGTTTTTAAGGCGCATGATTATCAGATACAGGGAAGGTGGCTATGGGGAGTTACAGGATACATATAAAAGAGGGTTGAAGGCTTTAGGATATGATATGGATGTTGAGTTGAAACAATTGAAGAATTATGGATATTTAAGAATAGAGGAATAA
- a CDS encoding DUF1444 family protein encodes MLTVDEFTEKILHDFKKVFPEVKVGENLIHLGSGVTYVELPLGSMYREYQMTDYCNTKELYVKIASEILNKYKFKVDYANAYPILKRHDFGINSKVQFYREKAFLDIDVLYVSDMGETFRFFTIDDDVEFSLLKKKAIENINRITAALVPLDDGLQAYTLRYTTDYASSLLLSEALNKQIQRKIGDDILIAIPSNSFFLVAKFSYCNQQLLKYLVETDTDPNKVSDSVYRRKEGIYMKVC; translated from the coding sequence ATGCTTACTGTTGATGAGTTCACGGAAAAAATTCTACATGATTTTAAGAAGGTATTTCCAGAAGTAAAAGTAGGAGAAAACTTAATTCATCTTGGCTCTGGAGTAACCTATGTAGAACTTCCGCTCGGCAGTATGTATAGAGAGTATCAAATGACAGACTACTGTAACACAAAAGAATTATACGTAAAAATTGCTTCTGAAATATTAAACAAATACAAATTTAAAGTGGATTATGCTAATGCATACCCGATATTAAAAAGACATGATTTTGGAATAAATTCAAAAGTCCAGTTTTACAGGGAAAAAGCATTTTTAGATATTGATGTACTATATGTTTCAGATATGGGAGAAACATTCCGTTTCTTTACTATTGATGACGATGTAGAATTTTCGCTACTAAAGAAAAAGGCTATTGAGAACATAAACAGAATTACTGCTGCTTTAGTACCTTTAGATGATGGATTACAAGCGTATACATTAAGGTATACTACCGATTATGCCAGTTCGCTGCTTTTATCAGAAGCATTGAATAAACAGATACAGAGGAAGATAGGAGATGACATATTAATTGCAATTCCCAGCAATTCCTTTTTTCTTGTTGCAAAGTTTAGTTATTGCAATCAGCAACTACTTAAATATTTAGTAGAAACCGATACCGACCCAAATAAGGTTTCTGATTCAGTATACAGGCGAAAAGAGGGAATATATATGAAGGTGTGTTAA
- a CDS encoding tyrosine-type recombinase/integrase yields MDTKEYYLDDFVDYLNKNDKSSGTISTYTTNINDFIKYYTESYGEKFIPGNVIMMDLQDYRNYLLNIKRQKASTINNKIAALKEYFYFLQSNGIIKNNPAENLKKIRTNKPTAPKGFSDSDFRKIKRYVYRSQKNLWIVVFELLSKTGVRVSELINIRLADITINERSGNLRVIGKNQKERNIPLHLDVRKAIISYMEDRDRMSISSDYLLISERKRPFTRSGIFKILKRWANDTNIKIHPHMFRHHFAIQILNTPNADINTVQLLLGHESIESSAIYLKVRQEDLEESINAISDY; encoded by the coding sequence ATGGATACTAAGGAATATTATTTGGATGATTTTGTAGATTATTTAAATAAAAACGATAAATCAAGTGGCACAATATCAACTTATACTACCAATATCAATGACTTTATAAAATACTACACCGAGTCATATGGTGAAAAATTTATCCCAGGAAATGTAATCATGATGGACTTACAAGACTACCGGAATTATCTTTTGAATATCAAACGGCAAAAAGCATCTACCATAAATAATAAAATTGCAGCACTAAAAGAATATTTTTACTTTCTTCAAAGCAATGGCATTATTAAAAACAACCCTGCTGAAAATTTAAAGAAGATACGTACAAATAAACCTACCGCTCCAAAGGGTTTTTCTGACTCAGATTTTAGAAAAATCAAAAGATATGTGTATAGAAGTCAGAAAAATTTATGGATAGTAGTTTTTGAGTTGTTATCTAAAACTGGAGTCAGGGTAAGTGAACTTATAAATATCCGCCTTGCTGATATAACCATAAATGAACGTTCTGGAAATCTAAGAGTTATAGGTAAAAATCAAAAAGAAAGGAATATTCCTCTTCATTTAGATGTCAGAAAGGCTATAATTTCATACATGGAAGATAGAGATAGAATGTCCATATCCTCTGATTATCTTTTAATAAGCGAAAGAAAACGCCCTTTTACGCGCTCTGGAATCTTTAAAATACTAAAACGCTGGGCAAATGATACCAATATTAAAATTCATCCTCATATGTTCAGACATCACTTTGCAATTCAAATTCTAAATACACCTAATGCTGATATTAATACTGTACAGTTGTTGTTAGGACATGAAAGTATAGAAAGCAGCGCTATTTATCTTAAAGTGAGACAGGAGGATTTGGAAGAAAGTATTAATGCTATATCAGATTATTAG
- a CDS encoding heteromeric transposase endonuclease subunit TnsA, which produces MAKHNLQWDENKLKRFLREGRGQGEGQNYKPWVTVQDFPSKGRCSRVLGWKTNRIHHLFTDSETRYFYLLEWEDAVVDIREHYPLLDLEEVIKEKGDLNFNLFKDKNSGLPYIIYTSFLITLKDTNGQKRYIARSLKADYELQRQRSIERLEIERRYWSNKHIDWGIVTQKDIPTVKAKNIEWVHSSLHFTDERGLEKEEMIYLCDVLLEKMTESSQTIRKITADFDKEYKLQTGTGLFIFKHLIATKRIKLDMNKEIKLNGRLENLVINIKKERMGEDSIVNY; this is translated from the coding sequence ATGGCAAAACATAACCTGCAATGGGATGAAAATAAATTAAAGCGATTTCTAAGGGAAGGAAGAGGACAGGGAGAAGGACAGAATTACAAACCCTGGGTGACCGTGCAGGACTTTCCTTCCAAAGGAAGGTGCAGCCGAGTGTTGGGATGGAAAACCAATAGAATTCACCATCTATTTACCGACAGTGAAACGAGATATTTCTATTTATTGGAATGGGAGGACGCAGTAGTGGATATTAGAGAGCATTATCCCCTGCTGGATTTAGAGGAAGTTATAAAAGAAAAAGGTGATTTAAATTTTAACTTATTTAAAGATAAGAATAGTGGTTTGCCCTACATAATTTATACTTCCTTCCTTATTACGCTAAAGGATACAAATGGACAAAAAAGATACATAGCGAGAAGTTTGAAAGCAGATTACGAACTTCAAAGGCAGAGGAGCATTGAAAGACTGGAGATTGAAAGACGATACTGGTCAAACAAGCATATCGACTGGGGTATCGTGACACAAAAAGATATTCCTACTGTCAAGGCTAAAAACATAGAATGGGTGCACTCTTCCTTACATTTTACAGATGAAAGAGGATTAGAAAAAGAAGAGATGATTTATTTGTGTGATGTTCTTCTTGAAAAAATGACAGAAAGTAGTCAAACAATCAGAAAAATCACTGCCGATTTTGATAAAGAATATAAACTTCAAACGGGAACAGGACTCTTTATATTTAAGCACCTTATTGCAACAAAGAGAATTAAGTTAGACATGAATAAAGAGATAAAGTTAAATGGAAGGTTGGAAAACCTCGTTATTAATATTAAAAAGGAAAGAATGGGAGAGGATAGCATTGTTAACTATTAA
- a CDS encoding Mu transposase C-terminal domain-containing protein, producing the protein MLTINTLISWKTDNDNKKVERILWIEPQSNITYVIDVNLNAFPYSRLLSDIEESIKQGIAFIETDDAFGRIINEEDISEKDREVRNKAWEIISEIVCLEPLIFIPKERRNLIKKVSALHNVHENTVVKYLKKYWKRGKTKNALLPDYYQCGGKGKEKSTGILKRGRPRKNTEIFGEGINVNDDIKRVFRIAVNKYYHTSAQNSLMLTYELMRKEFFSSEVKMENGIEVPIVKPSSEVPSYAQFKYWFEKERNLKKEISLRRSAKKYEQENRPIIGSSTAEALGPGSIYQVDATVADVYLVSQFNRNWIIGRPVVYGVIDVFSRLVTGIYIGLEGPSWVGAMMALANAAMDKVEFCRNYGIEISTKEWPACHLPDAILADRGELEGKNAENLINALGIKIMNTPPYRADWKGIIEQNFKTTSDRVKPFVPGVVNPDLRERGDKDYRLDAKLNLYEFTQIMIKSVLYHNNQHLLRNYNREEMMIEDDVKCIPLELWNWGITNRSGKLRSADADIVKLCLMPTATATVTGKGIKFKNLYYSSKMTLKENWFEKARNKGSWKIKISYDPRNMKYIYIISPDHSDFEKCYMLDYQKSYFDKYYEEIEYLQEKEKLDMKKMADDELQKKVDLMAEIESIVATADLESKKERIFQESDSKRVQGIRRNRRIERALNRESEAFELSKETDKKNGEVIHIDSDMELLIRKQKEALKKIYE; encoded by the coding sequence TTGTTAACTATTAATACCCTTATTTCCTGGAAAACAGATAATGACAATAAAAAAGTTGAAAGAATCCTTTGGATTGAGCCCCAGTCAAATATAACTTATGTGATAGATGTGAATTTAAATGCTTTCCCCTATTCAAGGCTATTAAGTGATATCGAGGAAAGTATCAAACAGGGAATAGCATTTATTGAAACTGACGATGCCTTTGGGAGAATTATAAATGAAGAAGATATATCAGAAAAGGATAGAGAAGTGAGGAATAAGGCATGGGAGATAATAAGTGAAATTGTCTGTCTTGAACCTTTGATTTTTATCCCAAAGGAGAGAAGAAATCTTATTAAAAAGGTTTCTGCACTTCATAATGTCCATGAAAATACGGTCGTAAAATATTTGAAGAAGTATTGGAAAAGGGGCAAGACCAAAAATGCTTTGCTGCCCGACTATTACCAGTGTGGAGGGAAAGGAAAAGAAAAGTCCACAGGAATATTAAAGAGGGGCAGGCCCAGGAAGAATACCGAAATCTTTGGAGAAGGAATAAATGTTAATGATGATATAAAGAGAGTGTTTAGAATTGCAGTCAATAAATATTATCATACCAGCGCTCAGAATTCACTTATGCTTACCTACGAATTGATGCGTAAGGAATTTTTCAGTAGTGAAGTTAAAATGGAAAACGGTATAGAAGTACCCATAGTAAAGCCAAGCAGTGAAGTTCCATCATATGCCCAATTTAAATATTGGTTTGAAAAGGAAAGAAATTTGAAAAAAGAGATTTCATTGCGTAGAAGTGCTAAGAAGTATGAGCAGGAAAACAGGCCTATTATTGGAAGTTCTACCGCTGAGGCATTAGGTCCTGGTTCTATTTATCAGGTTGATGCAACTGTAGCGGATGTATACTTAGTATCCCAATTTAATCGGAATTGGATAATCGGGCGGCCTGTGGTTTATGGAGTTATAGATGTCTTTTCAAGGTTGGTTACAGGAATTTATATAGGGCTTGAGGGACCCAGTTGGGTGGGGGCAATGATGGCACTGGCAAATGCGGCAATGGACAAGGTGGAATTCTGTAGGAATTATGGGATTGAGATTTCTACAAAAGAATGGCCTGCTTGTCATTTACCTGATGCCATTTTGGCAGATAGAGGAGAGTTAGAAGGCAAGAATGCTGAAAATTTAATTAACGCATTAGGCATAAAGATAATGAATACCCCACCCTATAGAGCCGACTGGAAAGGAATCATTGAACAGAATTTCAAAACTACAAGTGATAGAGTAAAGCCCTTTGTGCCAGGAGTTGTGAATCCAGATTTGAGGGAAAGGGGCGATAAAGACTATAGACTTGATGCAAAACTCAATTTATATGAATTTACCCAAATCATGATAAAATCGGTACTTTACCATAATAACCAGCATCTCTTAAGGAATTATAATAGGGAAGAAATGATGATAGAGGATGATGTAAAATGTATACCCTTGGAATTATGGAATTGGGGCATCACAAACCGTTCAGGGAAGTTAAGAAGTGCGGATGCTGATATTGTTAAATTGTGTCTTATGCCAACGGCTACTGCGACGGTAACAGGAAAGGGAATTAAGTTTAAGAACCTGTATTATAGTTCTAAAATGACATTAAAGGAAAATTGGTTTGAAAAGGCAAGGAATAAAGGTTCCTGGAAAATAAAAATTTCGTATGACCCGAGAAACATGAAATATATATACATAATAAGTCCAGACCATAGTGATTTTGAAAAATGTTATATGTTGGACTATCAGAAAAGTTACTTTGATAAATATTATGAAGAAATTGAGTATTTGCAGGAAAAAGAGAAACTTGATATGAAGAAGATGGCAGACGATGAATTGCAGAAAAAAGTAGACCTTATGGCTGAAATAGAAAGTATTGTAGCAACAGCAGATTTGGAGTCTAAGAAAGAGCGAATTTTCCAAGAAAGTGATTCAAAAAGGGTACAGGGTATCAGGCGAAACAGAAGAATTGAAAGGGCATTAAATAGAGAGAGTGAGGCATTTGAATTATCTAAAGAAACAGATAAAAAGAATGGAGAAGTTATCCATATTGATAGCGATATGGAACTTCTCATAAGAAAGCAGAAGGAGGCATTAAAGAAAATCTATGAGTAA
- a CDS encoding ATP-binding protein, with protein sequence MSKYIFIPNGGEAVEAEYIEQMIEEYKGNPFIEALPPIYSKDEVVDKLIVYPIYNSKERMLDSHLRVHMVQRLFQCFQPLQVHLDLESRISRVIRQGYLARNPFRPEYAASLQDGYRMIQNLNLDLCSNKRFRTTAAGFTIIGVSGMGKTTAVNRILATMPQIIVHSEYRGVKFSMCQLVWLKLDCPYDGSIKGLCMEFFSKVDSLLGTDYYKKHVTGRHTVDSMLSIMSQVARHTGLGMLVIDEIQHLKQAKSGGSEKMLNFFVTLVNTIGVPVVLIGTTKAMSVLQSEFRQARRGSGQGDMVWERLQKDSNWDLLMGALWDYQWTKKEVPFTQEISDVMYEESQGIIDIAVKLYAMAQIRAIYSGIEEINPELIRQVARENLKLVQPMLEALKSGDMRRISQYEDIYTVDFEEFISSERPKYSSEDKLQELLIKKKQKENADTLSLKERAVLKLLDLDIDPQKAQKVVEEIINQEEQSISVSEVVIKAVQILTGTARKKTSVKKNRTEFRDENDLRVIVEEGKTKQMSAYEALKAKGIIKTVENDFFQAV encoded by the coding sequence ATGAGTAAGTATATTTTTATCCCAAATGGTGGAGAGGCTGTTGAGGCTGAGTATATAGAGCAAATGATAGAAGAGTATAAGGGAAACCCGTTCATAGAGGCTTTGCCTCCTATTTACTCAAAGGATGAGGTCGTAGATAAATTGATTGTATATCCAATTTACAATAGTAAGGAAAGGATGCTCGACAGTCATTTAAGGGTGCATATGGTCCAAAGACTGTTTCAATGCTTTCAGCCCCTTCAAGTTCATTTAGACCTTGAAAGCAGGATATCAAGAGTAATACGACAAGGATATCTTGCTAGAAATCCCTTTAGGCCAGAATATGCTGCAAGTCTTCAAGACGGGTACAGAATGATACAGAACCTGAATCTTGACTTGTGCAGCAATAAAAGGTTTCGTACAACGGCAGCAGGATTTACTATAATCGGCGTGAGCGGTATGGGCAAAACTACAGCAGTCAATAGGATTCTTGCTACTATGCCTCAGATTATCGTCCACTCAGAGTATAGGGGAGTTAAATTCAGCATGTGCCAATTGGTATGGCTAAAACTTGACTGCCCATACGATGGCTCAATTAAAGGGCTGTGCATGGAGTTTTTCAGTAAAGTAGACAGTTTACTGGGGACCGATTATTATAAAAAACATGTTACAGGAAGGCATACGGTGGATTCGATGCTCTCTATAATGTCTCAAGTAGCAAGACACACAGGCCTTGGTATGCTTGTAATTGATGAGATTCAGCATCTGAAGCAGGCAAAAAGTGGCGGAAGCGAGAAGATGTTAAATTTCTTTGTAACATTGGTTAATACAATTGGAGTTCCCGTTGTACTCATCGGTACTACAAAAGCCATGTCTGTATTGCAGTCAGAATTTAGGCAGGCAAGAAGAGGTTCAGGCCAGGGGGATATGGTATGGGAGAGATTGCAAAAAGATAGTAACTGGGATTTATTAATGGGGGCTTTATGGGATTATCAGTGGACTAAAAAAGAAGTTCCATTCACTCAAGAAATTAGTGATGTAATGTATGAAGAAAGTCAGGGAATCATTGATATAGCAGTAAAATTATATGCTATGGCACAGATAAGGGCAATTTATTCTGGGATAGAAGAAATAAATCCAGAGTTAATTAGGCAGGTAGCAAGAGAAAACTTAAAGTTGGTACAGCCTATGTTAGAAGCATTGAAATCAGGGGATATGAGAAGAATATCTCAGTATGAAGATATATATACCGTTGATTTTGAAGAGTTTATAAGTTCAGAAAGGCCTAAATATAGTTCTGAAGATAAACTCCAAGAGTTGCTGATTAAAAAGAAACAGAAAGAGAATGCTGATACCCTTTCATTGAAAGAAAGGGCTGTCCTCAAACTACTTGATTTAGATATTGACCCTCAAAAAGCCCAAAAGGTAGTCGAAGAAATTATTAACCAAGAAGAACAGAGTATTAGTGTTTCAGAGGTAGTAATAAAGGCTGTTCAAATACTCACGGGAACAGCAAGGAAGAAAACATCAGTAAAGAAAAATAGGACAGAGTTCAGGGATGAAAATGATTTAAGGGTTATAGTGGAGGAAGGAAAGACAAAGCAAATGTCTGCTTATGAAGCATTAAAAGCAAAAGGAATTATAAAGACCGTAGAAAATGATTTTTTTCAGGCGGTGTAG